Proteins found in one Muntiacus reevesi chromosome 2, mMunRee1.1, whole genome shotgun sequence genomic segment:
- the MGME1 gene encoding mitochondrial genome maintenance exonuclease 1, with amino-acid sequence MKVFQTICRQLQSSKTLFVETAPRVVFSTSSYLWGRKKRVNPYEQVDQEKYSDLVRSVLSFRGHARTPQSLFEEDALLYGPVSKSKAPKQEEAVPQNWFPLFNPEKSIKPDPARDPPVPLKIPFQRNAIPSVTRVLQQTMTSEQTFYLEKWRQRMILELGEDGFAEYTSNMFLQGKQFHGALESILSPQGNLKERDESLLESGYVQSVQHVLKDISGVRALESAVKHETLQYVGLLDCVADYQGKLCVIDWKTSEKPKPFIRNTFDNPLQVVAYVGAVNHDANYSFQVQCGLIVVAYKDGSPAHPHFMDAELCSQYWAKWLLRLEEYTKKEKSQNIQKLD; translated from the exons ATGAAGGTATTTCAGACCATCTGCAGGCAGCTTCAAAGTTCAAAGACGCTTTTTGTAGAAACAGCCCCCCGTGTTGTTTTCTCCACTTCCTCTTATTTGTGGGGCCGGAAGAAAAGAGTGAACCCTTATGAACAAGTGGACCAGGAAAAATACTCTGATTTGGTCAGGTCTGTCTTGTCGTTCAGAGGCCATGCTCGGACTCCACAGTCTCTGTTCGAGGAAGATGCTTTACTCTATGGACCAGTGAGTAAGAGTAAGGCCCCAAAGCAAGAAGAAGCAGTTCCACAAAATTGGTTTCCTCTGTTCAATCCAGAGAAAAGCATAAAACCAGACCCAGCAAGGGATCCTCCAGTTCCTCTGAAAATCCCTTTTCAAAGGAATGCGATACCAAGCGTGACCCGAGTCCTGCAGCAGACCATGACATCAGAACAGACTTTCTACCTGGAGAAGTGGAGGCAGCGCATGATTCTGGAACTGGGAGAGGATGGCTTTGCCGAATATACTTCAA aCATGTTTTTACAAGGGAAGCAGTTTCATGGAGCCTTGGAAAGCATACTTTCACCCCAGGGGAACTtaaaagagagagatgaaagtCTCCTTGAATCTGGCTACGTCCAAAGTGTGCAGCATGTTTTGAAAGACATCAGTGGAGTGCGGGCCCTGGAAAGTGCAGTTAAACATGAGACCTTACAGTATGTGGGTCTGCTGGACTGTGTGGCTGATTATCA GGGCAAGCTTTGTGTGATTGATTGGAAGACATCAGAGAAGCCAAAGCCTTTCATCCGAAACACGTTTGACAACCCACTGCAAGTCGTGGCGTATGTTGGTGCCGTGAACCACGACGCCAACTACAGCTTTCAG GTTCAGTGCGGCTTGATCGTGGTGGCCTACAAAGACGGGTCCCCCGCCCACCCACATTTCATGGATGCCGAGCTCTGCTCCCAGTACTGGGCAAAGTGGCTTCTTCGACTGGAAGAATatacaaagaaggaaaagagccAGAATATCCAGAAACTAGATTAG